A region from the Arachis ipaensis cultivar K30076 chromosome B01, Araip1.1, whole genome shotgun sequence genome encodes:
- the LOC107646874 gene encoding probable lipid phosphate phosphatase 4 — MYMPYTRSNNMAAQTVPKLALIHKHDWLILLLLGAIEILLNFIEPFHRYVNKDMIRDLTFPFKEDTIPMWGVPIVSILVPILIFIGFYFIRRDIYDLHHAIMGIMYSSLVTGVITDAIKDAVGRPRPNFFMRCFPDKIPEFDEETGDVICHGIAKVIKEGYKSFPSGHTSWSFAGLAFLAWYLSGKIRVFDRRGHIAKLCIVLLPLLIASLIGITRVDDYWHHWTDVFAGAIIGLVVFSIWWKLKCSQLHVKLIPESS, encoded by the exons ATGTATATG CCATATACTAGGAGCAATAACATGGCTGCACAGACAGTACCTAAGTTGGCACTAATACATAAGCATGATTGGCTTATTCTTCTGCTTCTTGGTGCTATAGAGATACTCTTGAATTTTATAGAACCCTTTCATCGCTACGTTAATAAAGACATGATCAGAGATCTTACTTTTCCATTCAAAGAAGATACCATACCTATGTGGGGTGTTCCT ATAGTGTCTATACTCGTCcccattcttatttttattgggttttacTTTATAAGAAGGGATATCTACGATTTACACCATGCAATCATGG GTATCATGTATTCTAGCTTAGTAACAGGTGTTATCACGGATGCGATCAAAGACGCCGTTGGTAGACCACGGCCGAACTTTTTCATGCGTTGTTTCCCCGACAAAATACCG GAGTTTGATGAAGAGACTGGTGATGTTATTTGTCATGGGATTGCGAAAGTTATAAAGGAAGGATACAAAAGTTTTCCAAGTGGGCATACTTCAT GGTCATTTGCTGGGCTAGCCTTTCTTGCTTGGTACTTATCTGGGAAAATCAGAGTCTTTGATAGAAGGGGCCATATAGCCAAACTATGCATTGTGTTGCTTCCATTACTAATTGCTTCTCTAATTGGAATTACTAGAGTTGACGATTATTGGCATCATTGGACCGATGTCTTTGCCGGAGCTATCATTGGTC ttgtg